Proteins co-encoded in one Pseudomonadota bacterium genomic window:
- a CDS encoding GTP 3',8-cyclase MoaA (together with moaC, is involved in the conversion of a guanosine derivative (GXP) into molybdopterin precursor Z) gives TLYMCLGQNDAADLRAPLRASESDEPLLAAIHEAIGRKPRGHDFVIDRRHKRPAVARHMSVTGG, from the coding sequence CACGCTCTACATGTGCCTCGGCCAGAACGATGCGGCCGATCTTCGCGCCCCCTTGCGCGCCAGCGAATCCGACGAGCCCTTGCTGGCAGCGATCCACGAGGCGATCGGGCGCAAGCCCCGCGGCCACGACTTCGTCATCGACCGCCGGCACAAGCGCCCGGCGGTGGCCCGTCACATGAGCGTGACCGGCGGATAG